The proteins below are encoded in one region of Penicillium psychrofluorescens genome assembly, chromosome: 4:
- a CDS encoding uncharacterized protein (ID:PFLUO_006568-T1.cds;~source:funannotate), which translates to MGDHDMSMDPSANAPDAAFVDKGKSKAQDPTHEMSMDEEESSDESENEIGDNDDEEDGTDNLEPISASNIITGGRRTRGKAIDFAEAAEKSKNEGDEMDDDDDDDDYEAADNNNNVNNRDHDNDDQMRD; encoded by the exons ATGGGCGACCACGACATGAGCATGGACCCTTCCGCTAATGCCCCCGATGCTGCCTTCGtggacaagggcaagagcaaggcCCAGGACCCGACGCACGAGATGAgcatggacgaggaggagagcTCTGATGAGAGCGAGAACGAGATT GGTGACAACG atgacgaagaggacggcACGGACAATCTCGAGCCCATTTCTGCCTCCAACATCATCACTGGCGGCCGACGCACGCGCGGCAAGGCCATCGACTTCGCTGAGGCCGCCGAGAAGTCCAAGAACGAGGGCGACGAgatggacgatgatgatgatgacgatgactATGAGGCTGCTgataacaacaacaacgtCAACAACCGAGACCACGACAACGATGACCAGATGCGGGACTAA
- a CDS encoding uncharacterized protein (ID:PFLUO_006566-T1.cds;~source:funannotate), with the protein MPAYLLSRVGDPLFALAMGISAAMSRIRRDQQNKFPERASEIGYGTVWQTGGKRLQRWWNGDFKDVQ; encoded by the exons ATGCCAGCCTACCTCTTATCCCG AGTAGGAGACCCTCTCTTCGCCCTCGCAATGGGCATTTCGGCCGCGATGTCGCGCATCCGACGCGACCAGCAAAACAAGTTCCCGGAGCGGGCGTCAGAAATCGGGTACGGAACTGTGTGGCAGACCGGTGGAAAGCGGTTGCAGCGGTGGTGGAACGGGGATTTTAAGGATGTTCAATAA
- a CDS encoding uncharacterized protein (ID:PFLUO_006570-T1.cds;~source:funannotate), whose product MLSLPFITPHGSHELWVGSSQPYRSSSPHIGPGDQVPSHLSRRNAQTNTAHHRGFMPSRGANTLSTLVIEERTLRARKQNIASFGYSWIRPAGCAKTMLGMKEAEAEREEALAAAEAEMAAQGEGMVDDETGILRPEGEEGVEEEEEGQGMERDLDDEIPDADADAEGLIEEGEEGLEEENIPDEEGYMERDLDDDIPEGYPDDDYGEEGFYDVEEEDVDFDNQPDLDAEIPSAAADEELSGEEEESMIRDLDDEIPDAAEDGVAQGEEWQHTDTEDELDDDDDEGDESSIVRDRFAENFRTSTPNTHGGLPPPPVRRDRETDAQRRFLQRWSGGGDALDSSSMLFDDDDLRASITSQGSRRSGFGRRLPRRVGGPRDSLS is encoded by the exons atgctctccctccccttcatcaCCCCACACGGC TCCCACGAGCTTTGGGTTGGGTCCTCTCAACCATACCGTTCTTCCTCACCACACATCGGCCCGGGTGACCAAGTACCCAGCCATCTCTCCCGCCGCAATGCTCAGACCAACAccgcccaccaccgcggCTTCATGCCCTCTCGCGGAGCAAACACCCTCTCCACACTGGTGATTGAAGAACGCACCTTGCGCGCGCGGAAACAAAACATTGCTAGTTTCGGGTACTCCTGGATTCGACCGGCAGGATGTGCGAAGACGATGCTTGGTATGAAAGAGGCAGAAGCAGAGCGTGAAGAGGCACTTGCTGCGGCAGAGGCCGAAATGGCGGCTCAGGGCGAGGGAATGGTAGATGACGAGACGGGGATTCTGCGTCCGGAAGGCGAAGAGGgagtagaagaagaagaagaaggacaaggcaTGGAGCGCGATTTGGATGATGAGATCCCCGATGCGGATGCCGATGCGGAGGGGCTTAttgaggaaggagaggaagggcttgaggaggagaataTTCCCGATGAAGAAGGGTATATGGAGCGAGATTTGGATGATGATATTCCCGAAGGATATCCTGATGATGATTacggcgaagaaggcttCTACGATgtcgaagaggaggacgTGGACTTTGATAACCAGCCCGATCTAGACGCCGAGATcccttctgctgctgccgacGAGGAACtgagcggagaagaagaggaaagcaTGATTCGCGAcctggatgatgagatcCCGGACGCTGCGGAAGATGGGGTTGCACAGGGAGAGGAATGGCAGCACACGGATACCGAGGACGAGCtagacgacgacgatgatgagggaGACGAGTCAAGTATTGTCCGCGATCGATTCGCAGAGAACTTCCGCACCAGCACGCCCAACACCCACGGCGgcctccctccgccgccagTCCGACGAGACCGTGAGACAGACGCACAGCGCCGGTTCTTGCAACGCTGGAGTGGGGGAGGCGATGCGCTTGATTCCAGCAGCATGCTctttgacgacgatgatctcCGTGCCTCAATCACAAGTCAAGGCAGCCGTCGAAGCGGGTTTGGTCGACGGTTACCGCGACGGGTAGGAGGACCCAGGGACAGCCTTAGTTGA
- a CDS encoding uncharacterized protein (ID:PFLUO_006565-T1.cds;~source:funannotate): MSPAPVPAGAGAASKDVKKESATARLLGSGSAGIAELMVFHPVDTTAKRLMSNQTRITSASGFKQVVFKEYATAPALRKFTSLFPGLGYAAGYKVLQRIYKYGGQPFARDYLAAHYGAEFDNAFGKGNGKAIMHATAGSLIGIGEIILLPLDVLKIKRQTNPEAFRGRGLFKIISDEGMGLYRGAGWTAARNAPGSFALFGGSAFAKEYIYGLTDYNSATWGQNFVASVAGASASLVVSAPLDVIKTRIQNRNFENPESGFRIVSNMAKNEGLPSFFKGLTPKLLMTGPKLVFSFWLAQTLIPAFGQVV, from the exons atgTCTCCCGCTCCGGTCCCCGCcggtgctggcgctgccTCCAAGGATGTCAAGAAGGAGTCGGCCACTGCCCGTCTGCTCGGTTCCG GCTCTGCTGGTATCGCCGAGCTGATGGTCTTCCATCCC GTTGACACCACGGCCAAGCGATTGATGAGCAACCAGACTCGG ATAACCTCCGCCAGTGGTTTCAAACAAGTCGTTTTCAAGGAATACGCTACCGCCCCGGCCCTGCGCAAGTTCACCTCTCTCTTCCCTGGACTGGGATACGCTGCTGGCTATAAG GTCCTCCAACGAATCTACAAGTACGGCGGCCAGCCTTTCGCCCGCGACTACCTGGCCGCGCACTACGGTGCCGAGTTTGATAATGCGTTCGGAAAGGGTAACGGCAAGGCCATCATGCACGCAACTGCAGGAAG TTTGATCGGTATCGGCGAAATCATCCTGCTGCCCCTGGATGTCCTGAAGATCAAGCGGCAAACGAACCCGGAGGCCTTCCGGGGCCGTGGTCTCTTTAAGATTATCTCCGACGAAGGCATGGGGTTGTACCGCGGCGCTGGCTGGACAGCCGCTCGTAATGCCCCCGGCTCGTTCGCTCTCTTCGGTGGCTCTGCATTCGCCAAGGAATATATCTACGGCCTGACGGACTACAACTCGGCCACCTGGGGCCAGAACTTTGTTGCCTCGGTGGCTGGCGCCAGCGCATCGCTGGTTGTTTCCGCTCCCCTGGACGTGATCAAGACCCGTATTCAGAACCGCAACTTCGAGAACCCGGAGTCAGGCTTCCGGATTGTGTCGAACATGGCCAAGAACGAAGGTCTCCCCAGTTTCTTCAAGGGTCTGACCCCCAAGCTGCTGATGACGGGTCCCAAGCTAGTGTTCAGCTTCTGGCTGGCGCAGACTTTGATCCCTGCCTTTGGCCAGGTTGTATAG
- a CDS encoding uncharacterized protein (ID:PFLUO_006567-T1.cds;~source:funannotate) has product MSAPAVGIDLGTTYSCVGVFRDDRIEIIANDQGNRTTPSFVAFTDTERLIGDAAKNQVAMNPHNTVFDAKRLIGRRFQDAEVQADMKHWPFKIIEKATKPVIEIEFKGESKQFTPEEVSSMVLTKMRETAEAYLGGTVNNAVITVPAYFNDSQRQATKDAGLIAGLNVLRIINEPTAAAIAYGLDKKTEGERNVLIFDLGGGTFDVSLLTIEEGIFEVKSTAGDTHLGGEDFDNRLVNHFVNEFKRKHKKDLTSNARALRRLRTACERAKRTLSSAAQTSIEIDSLFEGIDFYTSITRARFEELCQDLFRSTMEPVERVLRDAKIDKSSVHEIVLVGGSTRIPKIQKLVSDFFNKDANKSINPDEAVAYGAAVQAAILSGDTSSKSTNEILLLDVAPLSLGIETAGGVMTPLIKRNTTIPTKKSETFSTYSDNQPGVLIQVFEGERARTKDNNLLGKFELTGIPPAPRGVPQIEVTFDLDANGIMNVSAIEKGTGKTNKITITNDKGRLSKEEIERMLAEAEKYKAEDEAEASRIQAKNGLESYAYSLKNTLGEGKLQISDDDKKKIEDKVSEVISWLDNNQTAETDEYESQQKELEGIANPIISAAYGGAAGAGGAPPGAAPGGARTADEVEEHPEELD; this is encoded by the coding sequence ATGTCTGCTCCCGCTGTCGGTATCGATCTGGGTACCACCTACTCTTGTGTGGGTGTGTTCCGTGATGACCGCATTgagatcatcgccaacgACCAGGGTAACCGCACCACCCCGTCGTTCGTGGCTTTCACCGACACCGAGCGTCTGATCGGTGATGCCGCCAAGAACCAGGTCGCCATGAACCCCCACAACACCGTCTTCGACGCCAAGCGTCTCATCGGCCGTCGTTTTCAGGACGCCGAGGTCCAGGCCGACATGAAGCACTGGCCCTTCAAGATCATTGAGAAGGCCACCAAGCCCGTCATCGAGATCGAATTCAAGGGCGAGAGCAAGCAGTTCACCCCCGAGGAGGTCTCCTCCATGGTCCTGACCAAGATGCGTGAGACCGCCGAGGCCTACCTGGGCGGCACTGTCAACAACGCCGTCATCACTGTCCCGGCCTACTTCAACGATTCTCAGCGTCAGGCCACCAAGGACGCAGGTCTTATCGCTGGCCTGAACGTTCTCCGTATCATCAACGAGCCCACTGCGGCCGCCATTGCCTACGGTCTTGACAAGAAGACCGAGGGTGAGCGCAACGTCCTGATCTTcgatctgggtggtggtaCCTTCGATGTCTCCCTCCTGACCATTGAGGAGGGTATCTTCGAGGTCAAGTCCACCGCTGGTGACACTCACTTGGGTGGTGAGGACTTCGACAACCGTCTCGTCAACCACTTTGTCAACGAGTTCAAGCGCAAGCACAAGAAGGACCTGACCTCCAACGCTCGTGctctccgccgtctccgcaCTGCTTGCGAGCGTGCTAAGCGTACCCTCTCGTCCGCTGCCCAGACCTCCATCGAGATCGACTCTCTCTTCGAGGGCATTGACTTCTACACCTCCATCACCCGTGCCCGCTTCGAGGAGCTGTGCCAGGACCTCTTCCGCTCCACCATGGAGCCCGTCGAGCGTGTCCTCCGCGACGCCAAGATCGACAAGTCCTCCGTCCACGAGATCGTCCTGGTCGGTGGCTCCACCCGTAtccccaagatccagaagctcgTCTCCGACTTCTTCAACAAGGACGCCAACAAGTCCATCAACCCTGACGAGGCCGTTGCCTACGGTGCCGCCGTCCAGGCCGCTATCCTGTCTGGTGACACTTCTTCCAAGTCGACCAACGAGATCCTGCTGCTCGACGTTGCTCCTCTGTCCCTCGGTATCGAGACTGCCGGTGGTGTCATGACTCCTCTGATCAAGcgcaacaccaccatccccaccaaGAAGTCCGAGACCTTCTCGACCTACTCTGACAACCAGCCTGGTGTCCTGATTCAGGTCTTCGAGGGTGAGCGTGCTCGCACCAAGGACAACAACCTGCTCGGCAAGTTCGAGCTCACTGGCATCCCCCCTGCCCCCCGTGGTGTGCCCCAGATCGAGGTCACCTTCGACCTGGATGCCAATGGTATCATGAACGTCTCGGCTATCGAGAAGGGTACCGGTAAGACCAACAAgatcaccatcaccaacgACAAGGGCCGCCtgtccaaggaggagatcgagcgcatGCTGGCTGAGGCCGAGAAGTacaaggccgaggatgaggctgaggctTCCCGTATCCAGGCCAAGAACGGCCTCGAGTCCTACGCTTACTCGCTCAAGAACACCCTGGGTGAGGGCAAGCTCCAGATTTCCGATgacgacaagaagaagatcgaggacaAGGTCTCCGAGGTCATCAGCTGGCTCGACAACAACCAGACTGCCGAGACGGACGAGTACGAGTCTCagcagaaggagctggagggtATTGCCAACCCCATCATCTCCGCTGCCTatggcggtgctgctggcgctggcggtgCTCCCCCTGGTGCCGCTCCTGGCGGTGCCCGCACTGCtgacgaggtcgaggagcacCCCGAGGAGCTTGACTAA
- a CDS encoding uncharacterized protein (ID:PFLUO_006564-T1.cds;~source:funannotate): MRSKFKDEHPFEKRKAEAERIRQKYADRIPVICEKVEKSDIATIDKKKYLVPADLTVGQFVYVIRKRIKLSPEKAIFIFVDEVLPPTAALMSSIYEEHKDDDGFLYITYSGENTFGHS; this comes from the exons ATGCGGTCCAAGTTTAAGGACGAGCACCCCttcgagaagcgcaaggccgaggccgagcgtATTCGCCAGAAATACGCTGATCGCATTCCC GTCATCtgcgagaaggtcgagaagTCGGATATTGCCACTatcgacaagaagaagtacCTGGTCCCGGCCGATCTCACCGTGGGCCAGTTCGTCTATGTGATCCGCAAGCGCATAAAGCTCTCTCCCGAGAAggccatcttcatcttcgttGACGAGGTTCTCCCCCCGACCGCTGCGCTCATGAGCAGCATCTATGAAGAGCACAAGGACGACGATGGTTTCTTGTACATCAC ATACTCGGGCGAGAACACTTTCGGCCACTCCTAA
- a CDS encoding uncharacterized protein (ID:PFLUO_006569-T1.cds;~source:funannotate), translated as MASRYSSPSSDGIYRPKLIKYLPQPRFPRQRDPRASSSLFDSYGGGDSRPASKSPAPSGYGYGGYSSPAGDGYTNGSASAGPYRSATPDKKGHYSDAVLSSLESQNDAEVEGISAKVKMLKDITLAIGDEIRDTAHLTNLEGSFDNTRVRIRGNMTRMLRMAESTGVGWRVWLGFFCAVFLLFFYVWIS; from the exons ATGGCGTCACGGTATAGTTCGCCCTCATCCGACGGTATTTACAGACCAAAGCTAATCAAGTACTTGCCACAACCCAGATTCCCTCGGCAGCGCGATCCCCGcgcatcctcctccctcttcgaCTCGTACGGTGGTGGCGACTCCCGTCCCGCGAGTAAATCACCCGCTCCAAGCGGATACGGTTACGGAGGCTACTCCAGTCCCGCAGGAGACGGGTACACGAATGGCAGTGCTTCCGCTGGGCCATATAGAAGTGCCACGCCTGACAAGAA GGGCCACTACTCCGATGCCGTCCTTTCATCACTTGAATCGCAGAATGATGCTGAGGTGGAGGGCATCTCGGCCAAGGTCAAGATGCTGAAAGAT ATCACACTCGCCATCGGCGACGAAATCCGCGACACGGCCCACCTCACAAACCTCGAAGGCTCCTTCGATAATACGCGTGTACGAATCCGCGGAAACATGACCCGCATGCTGCGCATGGCCGAGAGTACCGGCGTCGGCTGGCGGGTGTGGCTAGGTTTCTTCTGCGCGGTGTTCCTGCTGTTCTTCTATGTGTGGATCAGCTGA